In Streptomyces longhuiensis, the following proteins share a genomic window:
- a CDS encoding RelA/SpoT family protein: MPDEAKPLSPSAERVGVPTAAKPDQKADQAAAPAGVPGKTGKTGPSSTGTPEGKTAEQPRPKPPAGKSPAPAPAAPAPAVPPTPPVVRPAAGQPARSGSSNRVRARLARLGVQRSNPYNPVLEPLLRIVRSNDPKIETSTLRQVERAYQVAERWHRGQKRKSGDPYITHPLAVTTILAELGMDPATLMAGLLHDTVEDTEYGLDTLRRDFGDQVALLVDGVTKLDKVKFGEAAQAETVRKMVVAMAKDPRVLVIKLADRLHNMRTMRYLKREKQEKKARETLEIYAPLAHRLGMNTIKWELEDLAFAILYPKMYDEIVRLVAERAPKRDEYLAIVTDEVQSDLRAARIKATVTGRPKHYYSVYQKMIVRGRDFAEIYDLVGIRVLVDTVRDCYAALGTVHARWNPVPGRFKDYIAMPKFNMYQSLHTTVIGPNGKPVELQIRTFDMHRRAEYGIAAHWKYKQEAVAGASKVRSDQPKATGKDDHLNDMAWLRQLLDWQKETEDPGEFLESLRFDLSRNEVFVFTPKGDVIALPAGATPVDFSYAVHTEVGHRTIGARVNGRLVPLESTLDNGDLVEVFTSKAAGAGPSRDWLGFVKSPRARNKIRAWFSKERRDEAIEQGKDAIARAMRKQNLPIQRILTGDSLVTLAHEMRYPDISSLYAAIGEGHVTAQSVVQKLVQALGGEEAANEDIAESAPPSRGRKRRANADPGVVVKGVEDVWVKLARCCTPVPGDPIIGFVTRGSGVSVHRSDCVNVESLSREPERILEVEWAPTQSSVFLVAIQVEALDRSRLLSDVTRVLSDQHVNILSAAVQTSRDRVATSRFTFEMGDPKHLGHVLKAVRGVEGVYDVYRVTSARRP; this comes from the coding sequence TTGCCAGACGAGGCCAAGCCACTCTCCCCCAGCGCCGAGCGCGTGGGGGTTCCCACAGCCGCCAAGCCCGACCAGAAGGCCGACCAGGCCGCGGCTCCCGCAGGCGTGCCCGGGAAGACCGGCAAGACCGGGCCGAGTTCCACCGGCACCCCGGAAGGCAAGACGGCCGAGCAGCCGCGCCCCAAGCCGCCCGCAGGCAAGAGCCCGGCCCCCGCTCCCGCCGCCCCGGCTCCGGCCGTACCGCCCACGCCGCCCGTGGTGCGCCCCGCGGCAGGCCAGCCCGCACGCTCCGGCTCCTCGAACCGCGTCCGCGCCCGCCTCGCCCGTCTCGGCGTGCAGCGCTCGAACCCGTACAACCCCGTTCTCGAGCCGCTGCTGCGGATAGTGCGCAGCAACGACCCGAAGATCGAGACGTCCACGCTCCGCCAGGTCGAGCGCGCCTACCAGGTCGCCGAGCGCTGGCACCGCGGCCAGAAGCGCAAGAGCGGCGACCCGTACATCACGCACCCGCTGGCCGTGACGACGATCCTCGCCGAGCTCGGCATGGACCCCGCGACGCTCATGGCGGGCCTGCTGCACGACACCGTCGAGGACACCGAGTACGGCCTGGACACCCTGCGCCGCGACTTCGGTGACCAGGTCGCCCTCCTCGTCGACGGCGTCACCAAGCTCGACAAGGTCAAGTTCGGCGAGGCCGCGCAGGCCGAGACCGTGCGCAAGATGGTCGTCGCGATGGCCAAGGACCCGCGCGTCCTGGTCATCAAGCTCGCCGACCGCCTGCACAACATGCGCACGATGCGCTACCTCAAGCGCGAGAAGCAGGAGAAGAAGGCCCGCGAGACGCTGGAGATCTACGCTCCGCTGGCGCACCGCCTGGGCATGAACACCATCAAGTGGGAGCTGGAGGACCTCGCCTTCGCGATCCTCTACCCCAAGATGTACGACGAGATCGTGCGTCTGGTGGCCGAGCGCGCGCCCAAGCGCGACGAGTACCTCGCCATAGTGACCGACGAGGTGCAGAGCGACCTGCGCGCCGCCCGCATCAAGGCGACCGTCACCGGCCGCCCGAAGCACTACTACAGCGTCTACCAGAAGATGATCGTCCGCGGCCGTGACTTCGCGGAGATCTACGACCTGGTGGGCATCCGTGTCCTGGTCGACACGGTGAGGGACTGCTACGCCGCCCTCGGCACGGTGCACGCGCGATGGAACCCGGTCCCCGGCCGGTTCAAGGACTACATCGCGATGCCCAAGTTCAACATGTACCAGTCGCTGCACACGACGGTGATCGGCCCCAACGGCAAGCCCGTCGAGCTGCAGATCCGTACGTTCGACATGCACCGGCGCGCCGAGTACGGCATCGCCGCGCACTGGAAGTACAAGCAGGAGGCCGTCGCCGGCGCCTCCAAGGTGCGCAGTGACCAGCCGAAGGCCACCGGCAAGGACGACCACCTCAACGACATGGCGTGGCTGCGCCAGTTGCTCGACTGGCAGAAGGAGACGGAGGACCCGGGCGAGTTCCTGGAGTCCCTGCGCTTCGACCTCTCGCGCAACGAGGTCTTCGTCTTCACGCCGAAGGGCGACGTCATAGCGCTCCCGGCCGGAGCGACCCCCGTCGACTTCTCCTACGCGGTCCACACCGAGGTCGGCCACCGCACCATAGGAGCGCGGGTCAACGGTCGGCTCGTACCGCTCGAATCGACCCTGGACAACGGCGACCTGGTGGAGGTCTTCACCTCCAAGGCGGCCGGCGCCGGGCCTTCGCGGGACTGGCTGGGCTTCGTCAAGTCGCCCCGCGCGCGCAACAAGATCCGCGCGTGGTTCTCCAAGGAGCGCCGCGACGAGGCGATCGAGCAGGGCAAGGACGCCATCGCGCGCGCCATGCGCAAGCAGAACCTGCCGATCCAGCGCATCCTGACGGGCGACTCCCTCGTCACGCTCGCGCACGAGATGCGGTACCCCGACATCTCGTCCCTGTACGCGGCGATCGGCGAAGGCCACGTCACCGCCCAGAGCGTCGTCCAGAAGCTCGTGCAGGCCCTCGGCGGCGAGGAGGCCGCCAACGAGGACATCGCCGAGAGCGCACCGCCGTCGCGCGGCCGCAAGCGCCGTGCGAACGCCGACCCCGGCGTGGTCGTCAAGGGCGTCGAGGACGTGTGGGTCAAGCTGGCCCGCTGCTGTACGCCCGTCCCCGGTGACCCCATCATCGGCTTCGTCACGCGCGGCAGCGGCGTATCGGTGCACCGCAGCGACTGTGTGAACGTCGAGTCGCTGTCCCGCGAGCCCGAGCGGATCCTCGAGGTCGAGTGGGCGCCCACGCAGTCCTCGGTCTTCCTCGTCGCCATACAGGTGGAGGCCCTCGACCGCTCGCGCCTGCTCTCGGACGTCACCAGGGTTCTGTCCGACCAGCACGTCAACATCCTGTCCGCGGCCGTGCAGACGTCCCGCGACCGGGTGGCCACCTCCCGCTTCACCTTCGAGATGGGCGACCCCAAGCACCTGGGTCACGTCCTGAAGGCGGTCAGGGGAGTGGAGGGCGTCTACGACGTCTACCGCGTGACGTCGGCGCGCAGGCCGTAG
- a CDS encoding adenine phosphoribosyltransferase: protein MTELAELSALLHSRIRDVPDYPEPGVMFKDITPLLADPSAFTALTDALAELCVANGATKVVGLEARGFILGAPVAVRAGLGFIPVRKAGKLPGATLSQSYDLEYGSAEIEVHAEDLVAGDRVMVIDDVLATGGTAEASVRLIRRAGAEVAGIAVLMELGFLGGRERLLPALDGAPLDALLMV from the coding sequence ATGACCGAGCTCGCAGAACTCTCGGCACTGCTCCACAGCCGCATCCGCGACGTGCCGGACTACCCGGAACCGGGCGTGATGTTCAAGGACATCACCCCGCTCCTGGCGGACCCGTCGGCGTTCACGGCACTCACCGACGCCCTCGCGGAGCTCTGCGTCGCGAACGGCGCCACCAAGGTCGTCGGCCTGGAGGCGCGCGGGTTCATCCTGGGCGCCCCCGTCGCCGTACGCGCCGGGCTCGGCTTCATCCCCGTACGCAAGGCCGGCAAGCTCCCCGGGGCGACGCTCAGCCAGTCGTACGACCTGGAGTACGGGTCGGCCGAGATCGAGGTGCACGCCGAGGACCTGGTCGCGGGTGACCGCGTCATGGTGATCGACGACGTCCTCGCCACCGGCGGCACGGCCGAGGCGTCGGTGCGGCTCATCCGGCGCGCGGGCGCCGAGGTCGCCGGCATCGCCGTCCTGATGGAGCTGGGTTTCCTGGGTGGCCGCGAACGGCTGCTTCCGGCTCTTGACGGCGCCCCGCTGGACGCACTGCTGATGGTCTGA